CGGGGCCGAGCCCCACGAGTACGGGCGGCTCCTGCTCGTCTTTGGTATCGCCCGCGCTCCGGCTGCCGCGGCGATGCCCGGTGCCTCATCACATCTCGCAGCCCTCAAACGGAGAATCGCCATGCTGGAACACGCAAGTACCGACTCGATGCGGCGCCACCACTGGATTCGCTGGGCCCTGGGCGGCCTCGCGCTGGTGGCACTCGTCCCCTTCCAGGTGGTGGCCCGCGAGCCAGCGGCCCCCACGCCCCCAGTGCCCCAGGCGCCGGCGGTGACCCCACAGCCCTCGCAGCCCCTCGTGCCCGCCGCCGTCCTGCCCCTGGTGAAGCCCCCCGCCCCCGCGCCTCGGGTCGCCGTGGCGCAGTCCGCTGCTCCCGCGAGGCCTCCCGCGCCTCCGAGTGCGCCCGCCGAGGACGATGACGGCAGGTACTCCTACGTCCTCCTGCGCTCCTCGGACAACGCGACGATGTCCGGTTCGCCGCACGACCTGAAGGTGGCTCGCAGCCTGGCGGGCGGAGGGAACCAGCCCCTGCTCTACGTGCGCCGCGATGATGGCCAGGAGTTCATCATCCGGGACGCGGCGACCCTGCGGACCTTCGAGGACACCTTCAAGAGCGTGAGGGAGCTCGACGAGCAGCAGAGGGCGCTGGGCGAGCAACTGAAGGCGCTGGGCGAGAAGCAGGGCGAGTTCGGCGGGAAACAGGGGGAGCTCGGCGGGAAGATGGGGGAGATTGGCGAGAAGATGGGAGTGCTGGGACGCAAGCAGGCCCGGCTCGCCCACCAGGCGGCCCTCCTGGAGATGGACGACGGGGAGGAGACGCCGGACATCAAGCGCCAGCGGGAGCAGTTCGCGCGCGAGCAGAAGGAGCTGCAGCAGCAGATGGAGGAGCTCGAGCGGCAGATGGAGCCCCTCAACGAGCAGATGGAGGCCTTCAGCCGGGAGATGGAGAAGTACAGCGAGCCCATGGAGAAGCTCGGCGAGCAGATGGAGAAGCTCGGCGAGCAGATGGAGGCGGCGAGCCGGGAGGCCGAGAAGAAGGCCCAGGCGCTGCTGGATGACGCGGTGCGGAAGGGGCTGGCCGAACCCGTGAAGCGCTGACCCCACGCATTCCCACTCGCGCCCGAGTGCGCCAGAGTGCAACGCCCACCGACCCCGTCACCCGGGGCTCTTCGAAGGGTGTGCGATGCACGGTTTGAAGTCCCTCCTTGGCTCGATGCTCCTCCTGGTGTGCGCGGCCGGTTGTGCCCGGCGTGCTCCAGAGACACAGCAAGCCCCCTCCTCTTCCACCACCACCGTCTATGTGGCGCGGCGTGTGCGGACGCTCGATGCGGAGCGACCGATCGCCGAAGCGCTCTCCGTGCGCGCGGGGAAGGTGCTCGCGGTGGGCACGAAGGCCGAGGTGCTCGCCTCGGCGGGAGGGGACGCGCGGGTGGTGGACCTCGGGGACGCGACCGTGGTGCCCGGCCTCACCGACGCGCACGGGCACCTGTCGGGCCTCGGCCGCTCCCTGGCCGGGGTTCGGCTGGAGGGAACGACCTCGCGCGAGGAGATCCTCTCGCGCGTGGCAGCGGCGCCTACCACGGCATGGTTGGGCGACTGGCTGATCGGCCAGGGGTGGGACCAGAACGACTGGCCGGAGAAGAGCTTCCCCGGCCGGGCCGAGCTGGACGCGAAGCTGCCGAAGACGCCCGTGGCGCTGGAGCGCATCGACGGTCACGCGCTGTGGGTGAACGGCGAGGCGCTCCGGCGGGCGAAAATCACGAAGGACACACCGGACCCGGCGGGCGGGCGCATCCTGCGGGGCCCGGACGGCGAGCCCACGGGCATCCTGGTGGACAACGCGATGGGCCTGGTGGACGCGGTGCTGCCGCCGCCCACGGATGAACAGCTGGAGGCGCAGCTGGCCGCGGCGCTCGCGCGCTGCGCCGAGGTGGGACTGACGGGGGCGCATGACGCGGGCATGGACCTGCGCACCTTCCGCCTGCTGCAGCGCTGGGACAAGGAAGGGAAGCTGCCGCTGCGCGTCTACGCGATGGCGGACGGCCAGGGGCCGAACCGCGAGACCTACCTGCGCGAGGGTCCCTTCCAGGGCCGGATGCTGACGCTGCGGGCGGTGAAGCTGAGCCTGGACGGAGCGCTGGGGAGCCGGGGCGCGGCGTTGCACGCGCCGTACAGCGACGAGCCGAGCCACCGCGGGCTGCTGCTGCTGACGCCCGAGGAGTACGAGGCACGGGTACGGGCCTTCATGGCGCGCGGCTTCCAGGTGGCCACGCACGCGATTGGTGACCGGGCGAACACGCTGGTGCTGGACACGCTGCTGCGCTCGGCCGAGGCCACGGGGACGCTGAATGGGCGGCACCGGGTGGAGCACGCGCAGGTGCTGCGGCCGGAGGACATCTCGCGGCTGGGCCAGAGTGGCTTCATCGCGAGCATGCAGCCCACGCACGCGACGAGCGACATGCCCTGGGCGGAGACGCGCGTGGGCCCCAAGCGCATCCAGGGCGCGTACGCGTGGAGGAAGCTGAAGGAGTCGGGAGCGCCGCTGGCGTTCGGCAGTGACTTCCCGGTGGAGCGGCCGGATCCGCTGCTGGGGCTGTACGCGGCGCGCACGCGGCAGGACGCGGAGGGCCAGCCCGCGAACGGGTGGTACCCCGCGCAGCGGCTGAGCGGCGAGGAGGCGCTGGAGGGCTTCACGGTGGGCGCGGCCTACGCGGCGTTCGCCGAGAACGAGCGGGGCCGGTTGAAGCCGGGCCAGGACGCGGATTTCGTCGCGTTCTCGGTGGACCCGGTGGACGCGCCCCCGGCGGAGCTGCTGAAGGCGCAGGTGAAGCTCACGGTGGTGGCGGGCGCAGAGGTCCACAAGGCGCCGTAGCTCACGCGAGGGGGCCGGGGAGCGGGACGACCCTCACCCTGGCCCTCTCCCAGGGGGAGAGGGGATTCACTTGTCCTTGCCACGCCCCTTGGGCTTCTTGTCGGTGCCGGGCGTGCCCAGGTCCGCGGTGAAGGCCAGCGCCTGGATCTTCCGGTCCACCTCCTCCTGTGCCTCGCGCTTCTCGCGCTCCACGCTCTCCAGCTCGCGGGCAATGGCCTCCAGCCGGTCCTCCTGCTCGCTCAGCTTCGTCACGAAGCGCTCGGAGAGCTCCCGCTGCGAGGCCCCGCTCTTCAGCGAGTCGATGTTCGCCCGGATGCGCTCCTGGTCCTTGAAGAGCTTCGTCCGCTCGTCGTTCAGCTTCCGCTCCTGCCTGTCCAGTGCCACCATGCGGTCGCGGATGGCGACGACCTCGCGCACGCCCTGGGCCACCCGCTCGTCGATGTAGCCCGACTCGAGGAAGAAGCGCACCTCCTCCAGCCCCGTGTTCGAGAAGTACCAGGTGCGCTGTCCCGTCGTGCGCTCGGTGATGGTGAGCTCCTCGCTGGCCGAGGCCCCCAGCTCCAGCTTGAAGCGCCAGAAGTTGTCCGTCGTCTCGGCGGGCTCCGGCGAGTCCTTCAGCTCCCAGCCCGTGCGCGGGTGCTCCAGGTACAGCGTCTGCGCCCGCTTCGCCTTGTTGCGCACCGTGTAGAGCGTGCGCCGCAGGTGGTAGAACTCCACCAGCAGCACCCCGTGGCTCACCACCGCGCGGAACACCGGCCCCTCCTCCGTCCGGTCCTCCTGCGACACCACGCACCCCAGCTCCACCGCGTACGGCACGAAGCGCTTGTCGTCCGGCTTCATCGTGTCGAGCATCGCCTCGCCCACGTAGGTGTCCCCCTCCGTCACCGTCACCGGCCCGCCCTCCAGCGTCAGCCCCGTGGTGTTCTTCAGCTCGATGCACGCCATGGGGTTCTTCTCGCGCGTGGCGCGGTTGTAGAGCAGCACCCGCCTGCCCTCGAAGGGCCGGTGCAGGATGGGCACCAGCGCGCTCTGGTTGCGGTGCACCGTCACCGGATGGTCCACCCGGTACTCGAAGAGGTCCCCCACCTCCTTCGTCAGCGTCTTCACCGCCGCGCTGCGCTCCATGGCCTCGCGCCGGGCTGGCCCTCCCCGTCCTCCCACCGCCCCGAAGGTCTTCATCATGGGCGCGGCGGCCATCCCGGGCGCGGGCGCCGGGGGCATGGGCGGTTCCATCGCCATGTCCGCCGACACCTCGGCCAACACCTCCTCCTCCATCCCCCCGTACCCCTCCTCGGGGATGACGGGCGCCGCGGCCGCCTCGGTGCGCACCTCCACCACCGGCCGCCGCATGTAGCGCGGGTTGTACAGGTCGTGCACGAAGGACACCGGCAGCCCCGCGATGAGCGCCAGGTCCACGTCCACCCAGTCCTCGTCCCCCGTGTTGTCCACCACCGCCCAGCCCTGCAGCAGCGGCGGGCGCTCGGCCTCCAGGAGGATGCGGTAGCTCGTCTTCCACACCGGCGCTTCCAGCACGTACGAGACGAACAGCTCCCGATCCCCCTCCCCCGCGGTGAGCACCGACAGCCGCTTGGTGTCCTTCTTGTACGAGGACAGCACCGTGGCCAGGTAGAACTCGAGGTCCTTGCGCACCGTGTCGTCCAGGAACGTCAGCTCCGCCACGTCCAGCAGGTCGAAGCTGCGCAGCGACGCGCCCACCAGCAGCGTCAGGAAGGGCCGGTGCACCGCCGCCTTGCCCTCGACCACCGGCAGGGACTCCAGCCCCACGATGACCCCCTCCACCTGCTGCTCCTTACCCACCCGCACGCGCACCCGCGCGCCCTTGATCTGCCCCAGCAGCGCGGTGAGGCTGCCCGACTCCGGTATCCGGATGGTGGCCTCCTGCAGCAGCTGCTCCAGCGGCTTGGTGGAGTCGTAGCTCACCGCCGACACCGAGCCGCCCGACAGGTCCAGCACCGTCATCGACTTCAGGACGTCGTTCATGTCCCGCGCCTTGAAGTCGAAGTGGAGCGTGTCGCTGCCGCTCACCCTCCCCCGGCGCTCGAAATAGCCGACTCCATGCTTGTAGAGGACGACGCGGCGGATGGGCAGGGAGGGAGGCATGTGCGCGCGGCTCCAGCGAATGGTGGGACTGAATACACTCCCGGTGTATCAAGTCTCACATGCAAATGCGCCACTCCCCACGTCCCCTGGCCGCGCTGCTGAGCGCGGCGGCACTGTCCTTCCTCCCGGGCTGCGAGAGCACGAAGTCGAGCGGCCCTTCTCCCACCGACACCCAGCAGCCCGCCCCCATGAGCACGGACACCGCGTCCTGGCGGAACGCCCGCGTGGGCGACCGGGTCACCTACACCTTCTCCGCCAACCAGGGCGCCGGGCAACACGGAGGCGCGCGCGCCCTCTCCGGCCAGGCGACGCTGGAGGTGGTGGCCGTGCAGCAGCCCTGGGTCTGGGTGCGCCTGGCCTTCGAGGATGCGGCGGGCAAGCCGCTGGCCCAGGCGAAGCTCGCCCAGGAGCTCATCATCCCCGTGCGCGCGGACACGACGCGCCCGCTCGACGTGCCCCACCGGGGCGAGGCCACCGCCGAGAAGCCCTCCACCGCCGGCCTGACCTGGGAGGCCGTGCGCTACGTCGAGGACTCGCGCCCCGTGGACGGTCCCCTGCAGACGCGCGTGTACGCCAACGAGCCGGGCCCGCTGTACCTCACCCATGGCCTGCTCGAGGCGAGCACCGAGCTCGCCGGCTTCCGCACCCCGGGCGGCTTCCAGCTGAAGCTGCGCGAGTTCCGTGAGGGCGAGGCCGGCGCCAAGGCCACTCCTCCCTCGCTGGAGCGGCCCCTGGGCCCCGGCGCGTACTACGACCGGCGCGTGGAGGTGGGCCCGTCGCCCAGCGTGCAGCGCGTGTGCTTCGGCGCCGAGCGCGGCTTCATCCTGCGCACCGAGGGCCCCGTCGACACCAGCACCGCGCCCTGCTCCGACTTCTCCCAGGCCGATCCGCAGCCGCTCGAGGAGGCGCTGCTGGGCCTGCCCTGGGATGCGCTGACCTCCGAGTGGCCTCCGGCGTCCGCCGCGGCCGCCGCCCCTGGGAAGTTCACCGTGGAGGGCCGTGACGTGCCCGCCCTCACCGCGCAGAACACCGAGAACGTGGAGGGTGTCCAGCGCGTCTTCTCGGAGACCTACGCGGCCGATCCCTGGGCCCCCGCGCTCGCGGGCCTGCCCCATGAGGCGCGCTTCCAGCCGCTCTCCAGCGGCACCGAGCGCGTGGCCGCCGGAGGCAAGCGCGAGCCCGAGGGCGGCACGCGGCTCGTCCGCTGGGGCACCTGGGCGGAGGGAAGCCAGAAGTAACCCTCGCACCCGGCGTGGGCGGGATGAGCCGGAGCCGGCCATCCCGCCCGCGACCTGCTGACTACGTGCAGTTGGTGTTGTAGCCGGGGCCGCCGAAGAAGAAGTACCGGCCCCACCCGTTGGCGGTCGAATCCAGGAACAGGGAGATGTCGTAGCAGCCGGCCCAGTCACGCGTGCCGGTGACCGCCCCCGTCTGGTAGACGCTGTTGGTGTCGATGTACTGGATGCGCCGCTGGTAGGCCGCCTGCTGCCAGCCCGCCGAGGGGTAGGCGCCGCTGCCCATGTCCGTGGCGGTGTGGCGGCCGCCGTTGCGCTTGTCGATGATCTCCCCGCCGAAGTCCACGTTGGCGGCCGCGTCGCTGATGCCGTTGGCGTCGAAGAGCGAGCGCGGGTAGTAGCCCACCCAGGTCGTGCCCACGCGCAGCCACCAGTTCCCGGTGGGGCCGTCCTTGTACCACTCGAGCTTCTGCTCGTACTGGGTGCCGCCCGTGGTGCTGTACGAGCCGAACTTGCCGCCGATGACGACGGAGGTGTCGGTCTGCACGAAGGCCGAGCAGCTCAGGTTGTAGCAGCCCGTCGTGTAGCCATCCGGCGTGTAGTAGATGAACAGGCGGGAGTTGTTGTCACCGTAGAGCTGGTTGTAGAGCTGGATTCCCGTCTCCACCGTCTCCAGGTTGGTGCCCGAGCCGCGCGTCACCCAGATCTGCGACAGGCTGAACTCGCTGGTCAGCTCGACGTAGGGGTTCCACAGGTTGAGGGTGCTCGTGGCGCCGCGGTTGGCCACGATCTGGTAGGCGTGCGCGTACTGGTGCAGGGCGGTGGGACCCGCGGCGGGCGGCTCGATGGCCGAGGGAGGCCGGGGATCGGCGCCACCGGGAACCTTGCGGAAGACGTCCTCCAGGCGCTCGAACCGCTTCATGTCATCCAGGGTGAAGCGCAGCACGGGGATGGAGCCCTCGGGGCAGTGCTGCACCGCGCCGAACGCGTCGACGCCGTCCGTGAGACCCTGGTGGGGATTGAGACCCCGGGCACCGAAGGTGTCCACGGGCTCCCCCACGGGAGCGGTGCGAGGCGCCTTCTCGATGGCCTGCTTCTCCATCCCCTGGCGGCGCAGGCCCGGCTGGGCCTCCAGGCGCACGCAATCGATGTCATCTCCCACCGCGCTGCGGAAGCGGTGCACCACGTCCTGGGGCGAGTAACGCCCATCGAGGTAGCGCTGCATCCGCCCCAGCTCCGCGGCGTCCGGACCCTTGCGAGCCAGCGCTCCCTCCTGGGTGCGCGTCTGCTCGGCCGGAGCCTCCCCCGCCGTGTCGGGCATACCGCACCCGGCCAGGGCCATCAGGGACAACACACCCATTCCAAACTTTCCAGTCATTGTCTTCCTCCTGTTTCCCAAAAAGCTCACTTGCAATCGGTAGGGCAGTTGCAAGGGTTTTCACCCTCGCGGCACTCGCCGTCGCCACATCGCGCGCAGACGAAACGCCCGCCCTTCGAGACGAGACACTGGCCCGGCCGCGCGGCGGATTCATAGGCATCCAACCGCGTCAGTCCGGAGCAGCATGACGGCGAGGACTCGCCGCGCCCGGTGGCCCGCTGTTCCTCATAGGCAGAGGAGCCCTGCCCTTCTCCCAGGCAGCTCCCCGTCTGGGCTCCGGAGTCGGTTCGCACGGCCTGCTCGGCGGCGCGCTCCTCGTCCCGAATCACCCCGGCCGAGCCCGCCGATGGCTGGCAACCCGCCAGCAACATGACAATGAGCCCGATACCGCACCATGCCTTCATCTGATCTCCCCCCTCTGGCCGTCCACACCGGCCTCCGCTGATTTCCCTCTCATACCACAGTTCATCCAGAATTGAAGTAGGAATCCGAAAATCCTGAATTCCCTACGCGGCACGTGGGTGAGGCCCGTGAAAACAACCAGGAGAGTCATTGACGTACAGTGTTGAGAGCATCACACTGCCCGAGTAGCCAGACACTCAGGGGGGACGTTTGGATTTCGCCGCGCAACAGGCATTGATGGAGCCACTGGGCAAACCGCCGCCCTTCTCGAGGAACGAAGGGGAGGCACGGCTGGTGGTGCGCTCCATCGGCACCGCGGGAGCCGGGATGGTGCGGACGCTGAAGCACATCCTGCCCTACCCGGAGTCACAGGTCGCGGCCCTCCTCTACCAGGCGCCCTCGGAGCTCGTCGTGGGCCTGCCGCGCCCGGTGGCGGAAGCCATGAGCCGGATGCTGCGCGACACCGGTCTGGAATCCGACGTCCTCGACGCCCGCGAGTCCTTCGACCCGGGCCTGGGCGACCACGAGGTGGCGCTCGTCGTCCACCAGGTCGAGCACATGGGCTCCATCATCCAGGAGCTCGTCTCCGTGCTCGGGCTGGACGTGACCACGGCCCGGAAGATGGCGTGTGCCTCGCCCGCCATCCTGCTCGGGCGCATCTCGTCCGCCACGGTCGAGGCCCTGCGCAAGCGCTTCGCGCCGTGGGGCGCCGAGCTGGACGCCTCGAAGCCGCGCGAGGCGCTGTTCGATCTGTTCATCGTCGAGGGCGCGGCGGCCACCCGGGCGGCGGTGCAGCGCGCCCTGCGGGACGCGGGCGTGCCGCTGACCGAGGACAAGGAGCACTCCAGCAAGGCCCTGGTCGCGATGGGGTTGGATGCGCCCAGGGCTCACGCCATCTGGGAGCGGCTGCAGCGGACCGGCACCTCGCTGCGGTTGATCAACCGTGACTTCCAGCGCTTCGAGGTGGTGCTCGAGCAGGCACGGCCCTCCTCGGCCCTGACCGACTTCCTCCACCGCGGCGCGGGCATTCCACCGGCGGTCGTGCCGAAGCTGCTCGAGCGGCGGCCCATCGTCACCCACCACAACATTCCCCACGCGGCGCTCGGGCCCTGCCTGGAGGAGTTCGCCCGGCTCGACTGCCAGGTGACGGCGCGGCTGTTGAGCTTCCAGACCTTCTCCCTCGAGCTCACCGAGGTCCGCGACATGGCGGCCACCCTGCTCACGCTGCGCGTGGTGGCGGACCTGGATGATGCACGGGCCCGGTCGTTGCTACAGGCCCTGCCGGCCCGGATCGAGGGCCCCTTCACACCCCTGCACGCGCGCTGGTTGCAGTACGAGCTGAAGAGGATTGGGACCACCGCCCGGCTGGTGCTGCGATGAACGCCCCGCGCCCCACGCCTCCGGCCCACCTCGGCATCGCCGAGCAGGGAAAGCTCCATGCGCTGCGTGGGGAGTACGAGGTGGCGCTGCTGCACTACCGCGAGGCCATGCGCCAGGCCGTGCGGCGGAACGACCCGGAGGTCTTCTTCCGGCACTACCTGGAGTGCGCCATCGAGGCGTTGGAGCAGAGCGGCTCCTGGCCCGAGGTCCTCGACTACTGCGACCGGGCCCTGGCCCATTACCGCGACCATCCTCCGCCCGACGACATGGCGCGAAGGGACCTGGCGAGCATCCACCAGCGACGCGGCGTGGTCCTGCTCAAGTCCGGGAAGCGTGACGCCGCCCGGGAAGCCCTGCGTGCCGCCCTGGCGGCCCTGCCCACGGGCCAGACGCTTCCGCTGACCAGTCAGCTCCTCCGCTGGCTGGACAGCGGTTACCACCTCGACCCCGACCGCATCACCGCCGAGCAGAGGCGTTGGAGCTACTTCTCGGTGCGGACCGGCCAGGTCGATGCCCGCATCGCCACGCCACTGCCACCGGGACATCCCGGTCTCTCCCCTCGCACCTGACGAAGTCCAGGAAAGGACTCCCACATGTTGGAAGACAGGCTCCAGAACATGTCCCCGGGCGAGGTGCTGCAAGACGCCCCCATCAGCCAGCTCATCGAGAAGCTCAGCCTCGCCATCGCGGACGCGCAGCTGCGGCTCGACAGCAACAGCATCAGCATCACGTGGATGCTCGGGAACACGACGGTCGACATCCGGGATGCCAGCGGCAAGGCCCAGAGCCGGAGTCTGCTCGAGCTGGGCTTCACCCCGTCCTTCTATCACTTCGAGCGAGTGGTCCTCGAAGTGAAGATGCAGATCGCCATGAAGGTGGAGGAGAGCACCGGGGCGCGTCTGGACTTCAATCTGGGCACGAACACCGCCAGGAATCAGGGCGGCACGGGTAACACCGGTGGCACGGCGCCTGGCGGCAATCAGGCCTCTCAGCCTGGAGGCAATCAAGCTCCTCCATCCGGAGGTAATCAGACCTCCACTCCTGGCGGCGGGCAGGCCTCCCCTCCTGGCGGTGCTCCAGGCTCTCAGCCCGCTGGCAAGCCCACGGCTCCGACCGCACCCGGAACACCAGCC
This is a stretch of genomic DNA from Archangium violaceum. It encodes these proteins:
- a CDS encoding M56 family metallopeptidase, with translation MSAMDMHAVAEQGLGVLWRVTWQGALWALVVWALTRALPRLPSSARAAMWWLVGLKCLVSLCAPGTVRLPLLPAPEAPQAVAVKVDTAPAHAGTALRVEKKHGEASLVATPPERTGTWMRQAVLGVLLAWLGGLAWQGWALLRSLAQLRRIRREARPLEDATLHQAAATLGRELGLARIPRLRVSEHAPSPLAIGLLRPEVILPRAALEKLSPLEQRMALAHELAHVRRGDLWLGWVPALAQALFFFHPLVRRACREYALAREEACDAAALQATGAEPHEYGRLLLVFGIARAPAAAAMPGASSHLAALKRRIAMLEHASTDSMRRHHWIRWALGGLALVALVPFQVVAREPAAPTPPVPQAPAVTPQPSQPLVPAAVLPLVKPPAPAPRVAVAQSAAPARPPAPPSAPAEDDDGRYSYVLLRSSDNATMSGSPHDLKVARSLAGGGNQPLLYVRRDDGQEFIIRDAATLRTFEDTFKSVRELDEQQRALGEQLKALGEKQGEFGGKQGELGGKMGEIGEKMGVLGRKQARLAHQAALLEMDDGEETPDIKRQREQFAREQKELQQQMEELERQMEPLNEQMEAFSREMEKYSEPMEKLGEQMEKLGEQMEAASREAEKKAQALLDDAVRKGLAEPVKR
- a CDS encoding amidohydrolase, which translates into the protein MHGLKSLLGSMLLLVCAAGCARRAPETQQAPSSSTTTVYVARRVRTLDAERPIAEALSVRAGKVLAVGTKAEVLASAGGDARVVDLGDATVVPGLTDAHGHLSGLGRSLAGVRLEGTTSREEILSRVAAAPTTAWLGDWLIGQGWDQNDWPEKSFPGRAELDAKLPKTPVALERIDGHALWVNGEALRRAKITKDTPDPAGGRILRGPDGEPTGILVDNAMGLVDAVLPPPTDEQLEAQLAAALARCAEVGLTGAHDAGMDLRTFRLLQRWDKEGKLPLRVYAMADGQGPNRETYLREGPFQGRMLTLRAVKLSLDGALGSRGAALHAPYSDEPSHRGLLLLTPEEYEARVRAFMARGFQVATHAIGDRANTLVLDTLLRSAEATGTLNGRHRVEHAQVLRPEDISRLGQSGFIASMQPTHATSDMPWAETRVGPKRIQGAYAWRKLKESGAPLAFGSDFPVERPDPLLGLYAARTRQDAEGQPANGWYPAQRLSGEEALEGFTVGAAYAAFAENERGRLKPGQDADFVAFSVDPVDAPPAELLKAQVKLTVVAGAEVHKAP
- a CDS encoding DUF6068 family protein, whose product is MQMRHSPRPLAALLSAAALSFLPGCESTKSSGPSPTDTQQPAPMSTDTASWRNARVGDRVTYTFSANQGAGQHGGARALSGQATLEVVAVQQPWVWVRLAFEDAAGKPLAQAKLAQELIIPVRADTTRPLDVPHRGEATAEKPSTAGLTWEAVRYVEDSRPVDGPLQTRVYANEPGPLYLTHGLLEASTELAGFRTPGGFQLKLREFREGEAGAKATPPSLERPLGPGAYYDRRVEVGPSPSVQRVCFGAERGFILRTEGPVDTSTAPCSDFSQADPQPLEEALLGLPWDALTSEWPPASAAAAAPGKFTVEGRDVPALTAQNTENVEGVQRVFSETYAADPWAPALAGLPHEARFQPLSSGTERVAAGGKREPEGGTRLVRWGTWAEGSQK
- a CDS encoding neprosin family prolyl endopeptidase, yielding MTGKFGMGVLSLMALAGCGMPDTAGEAPAEQTRTQEGALARKGPDAAELGRMQRYLDGRYSPQDVVHRFRSAVGDDIDCVRLEAQPGLRRQGMEKQAIEKAPRTAPVGEPVDTFGARGLNPHQGLTDGVDAFGAVQHCPEGSIPVLRFTLDDMKRFERLEDVFRKVPGGADPRPPSAIEPPAAGPTALHQYAHAYQIVANRGATSTLNLWNPYVELTSEFSLSQIWVTRGSGTNLETVETGIQLYNQLYGDNNSRLFIYYTPDGYTTGCYNLSCSAFVQTDTSVVIGGKFGSYSTTGGTQYEQKLEWYKDGPTGNWWLRVGTTWVGYYPRSLFDANGISDAAANVDFGGEIIDKRNGGRHTATDMGSGAYPSAGWQQAAYQRRIQYIDTNSVYQTGAVTGTRDWAGCYDISLFLDSTANGWGRYFFFGGPGYNTNCT